One Camarhynchus parvulus chromosome 26, STF_HiC, whole genome shotgun sequence genomic window carries:
- the AVPR1B gene encoding vasopressin V1b receptor, translated as MELGWGWNSSQQSPPGHGQGLLSPAGHPNLTALHTRDEELAKAEVGVLGTILAVATVGNLGVLLAMYRLRRKMSRMHLFILHLGLSDLGVALFQVLPQLLWKVTYRFVGPDPLCRAVKYLQVLSMFASTYMLMVMTLDRYLAVCHPLQSLQQPSRQAYTMIGLTWLLSCLLSLPQVFIFSLREVRPGSGVLDCWADFGYPWGARAYITWTTLCIFALPVGVLSVCYSLICHEICKNLKGKTQSGGPGTGGAVAGAPGGASPAGKGGQPSRVSSVRTISRAKIRTVKMTFVIVAAYVTCWAPFFSVQMWSVWDQDAPDDESTNVAFSITMLLASLSSCCNPWIYLFFSGHLLQDCRGCWGRRRAGLRRPNSTGSLCSRKTTILSHSHQAGVPLHGDSARELYPPCDEAVTESGTLWRSRSNHSLCHRRNRDVYTASDNASRHAMSVAAVRTPGGVTRHLQAAA; from the exons atggagctcggctggggctggaacagctcccagcagagcccacctgggcacggccaggggctgctgagcccgGCAGGGCACCCCAACCTGACGGCGCTGCACACCCGGGACGAGgagctggccaaggctgaggtGGGGGTGCTGGGCACCATCCTGGCCGTGGCCACCGTGGGCAACCTGGGCGTGCTGCTGGCCATGTACCGgctgaggaggaagatgagCCGCATGCACCTCTTCATCCTGCACCTGGGCCTGAGCGACCTGGGCGTGGCGCTGTTCCAGGTGCTGCCGCAGCTCCTCTGGAAGGTCACCTACCGCTTCGTGGGGCCCGACCCCCTCTGCAGGGCCGTCAAGTACCTGCAGGTGCTCAGCATGTTCGCCTCCACCTACATGCTGATGGTGATGACCCTGGACCGCTATCTGGCCGTGTGCCACCCGCTGCAGTcgctgcagcagcccagccgCCAGGCTTACACCATGATCGGGCTCacctggctgctcagctgcctgctcagcctgcCGCAGGTGTTCATCTTCTCCCTGCGGGAGGTGCGCCCGGGCTCGGGGGTGCTGGATTGCTGGGCGGATTTCGGGTACCCGTGGGGAGCGCGCGCCTACATCACCTGGACCACGCTGTGCATCTTCGCGCTGCCCGTGGGCGTCCTCAGCGTCTGCTACAGCCTCATCTGCCACGAGATCTGCAAGAACCTCAAGGGCAAGACGCAGAGCGGCGGCCCTGGCACGGGGGGAGCCGTGGCGGGTGCCCCTGGTGGTGCCAGCCCTGCGGGGAAGGGCGGGCAGCCCTCGAGGGTGAGCAGCGTGCGCACCATCTCCCGCGCCAAGATCCGCACGGTGAAGATGACCTTCGTCATCGTGGCCGCCTATGTCACCTGCTGGGCGCCCTTCTTCAGCGTGCAGATGTGGTCAGTGTGGGACCAGGATGCTCCTGATGATG AGTCCACCAACGTGGCTTTCAGCATCACCATGCTGCTGgccagcctcagcagctgctgcaacCCCTGGATCTACCTGTTCTTCAGCGGGCACCTCCTGCAGGACTGCCGGGGCTGCTGGGgccgccgccgggccgggctgcgcAGACCCAACTCCACCGGGagcctgtgcagcaggaaaaccaCGATCCTGAGCCACAGCCACCAGGCCGGGGTCCCCCTGCACGGGGACAGCGCCAGGGAGCTGTACCCGCCCTGCGACGAGGCCGTGACAGAGTCAGGCACGCTCTGGCGGTCCCGATCAAACCATTCACTGTGTCACCGCAG AAATCGGGATGTGTACACCGCCAGTGACAACGCGTCGCGTCACGCCATGTCCGTCGCTGCCGTGCGAACCCCAGGTGGCGTGACACGCCACCTCCAGGCCGCTGCGTGA
- the RHEX gene encoding regulator of hemoglobinization and erythroid cell expansion protein, translating to MSLCACWIPAVTSLVTLILYPLLLLALYTMLSRKIAQHSCRMQVSSSPGEHPSPQPTPAPASAPGGDTAQKQPGAQKQPGAQKPPPAYAGSSDTSSDTSEDSDNPSCPQGRGSEENINYTSLVFPGPKPRSAQDYEDVKSGMDYVNVDPKKRKTHFWPFSSPRASKAVEYTEVKL from the exons ATGAGCCTCTGTGCATG CTGGATTCCTGCTGTCACCTCACTTGTCACCTTGATACTCTACCCTCTCCTCTTGCTGGCCCTTTACACCATGCTCAGCAGGAAAATTG CCCAGCATTCCTGCAGGatgcaggtgagcagcagccctggggagcatcccagccctcagcccaccccagctccagcctcagcacCGGGAGGGGACACGGCACAGAAACAACCTGGGGCACAGAAACAACCTGGGGCACAGAAACCACCCCCAGCCTATGCAG gGAGCAGTGACACATCTTCAGACACCTCAGAGGACTCAGACAACCCTTCCTGCCCTCAG GGCCGTGGCTCAGAGGAAAACATCAATTACACATCCCTGGTGTTCCCAGGCCCCAAGCCACGCTCTGCCCAGGACTACGAGGACGTCAAGTCTGGGATGGATTATGTCAACGTGGACccaaagaagaggaaaacacatttctggcccttctccagccccagggcatCCAAGGCTGTGGAGTACACCGAGGTGaagctgtga